The Entelurus aequoreus isolate RoL-2023_Sb linkage group LG11, RoL_Eaeq_v1.1, whole genome shotgun sequence genome includes the window tttaaaaaccctttaaacaaatctaatttcattgacaacctggtctgttgaagataaagcccttttttaaaaaataagataaataaataaaaaatattttcttggataaaaaaggaagtaaaacaatataaaaataattacataaaaaatagtaattcatgaaaatgttagtggaccagcagcctatacaatcatgtgtgcttcagggactgtgtcccttgcagatgtgttgtccatgttgtgggaaccagaatattggtagcagaaagaaataaccccttttgtgtgagtgggtgtggatgagtgtgcatgggggaggttgtttgggttgatgcactgattgaaagtgtatcttgtgttttttctatgtagatttaatttttttttaaataaatgaaataaaataaaataaaaatgttaaatttttttttatttttttttagaacaggcccgcgggcgactcatctggtccttacgggcgacctggtgcccgcgggcaccgcgttggtgacccctgccttagagagaTGCGCTGGACAGTGGGTTAACAGCCTGGGCTTTTAGCCTACTGGATAGCGCTGCTCGACTGTCAGAGGGCATTTGGGGACGCAGGTTCAAGCATGCGTTACACATAGACCTCATTTGTATGCCTTTATTTGTACTTGCATACTTAAGAAATGCGATAATGCTTGTAATGTAATGTCTTTCTTTGTGTTTTCCCACAGGAAACTGGTGGTACAATGTGTAGTGAGGAGAGTCAGGATTTCAAATGGGATGAGGAGACCAAAGTAACAAATATGAGTGAACCTTCAACTGATCCCCCTCCATCATACACTCTAAAATCTGTAGAACCTGCTGATACCATCCGGCAATCTGATGAACCAATCGTCTCAGCGGTAGGGATGGAAGGGGAGTCGGAATTGACGCCTGCAAGTGTGTGCAAGTCAACATGTAGACAACATGTAAGCGTTCGAAAGAAACCTGGCCGTCCTAAAAAGAAAAAACCCTTGTTGAATGAGATGGAAGTCAAAGCAAATGTTGACGGACTCGTGGCAGGTCAAGACGAAGATATCACCCATATAGCACCAGAGCCAACATACAATGGTGACACTGTGTCCAACAATTTAAGTGATTCACTTCTTGATAGGACTCCTGGAACATATGAAATATCGGATGGACAACCAGAAGATGATGTTTCATTGCTGGAGAAACCAAAAAGAGGCAGACGAAGGAGACGCACATTTTCAGAGGTTTCAGAGGTTCCAATTGTTAATAACCTTAGGAGTTCTAGAAAACGGAGTAGTAACAGGGAACAAGCAATGGATAAAAACGCCGATGTTATAGCTGACCCAAAGGAAATGGAGGTCTTGCTGACTCCAAAGagaaatagaagaagaagaagaagatcaaAGTTGCGAATCGATCAGAAAGTCCCTGCTAAAGTGTCCAATTTGGCCTGCTTATCCACTGACTCACACTCTATGGCTGTAGAAGACATAGTCAAGCAGGGAGTTGAGGACACAGAGCAGTTCCATCCAAATAAAAACTCAAGCCACCTGTCCCTTTGTCCTGTAGCGAAAGACACTGTTAAACAGGTGGGAAGAAATTGTGCAAATGTGCAGGTGATACCAAATGGAGATGGAGACAACATGTCCCTGCAGTCTGTAGTAAGAGAAACTGTTGAGCACATGGATAGCGAGCATCCTCAAGCTCATTCTGATGGCAAGGACGGTCCAGTATTTGAAAACCCAAAAAGACCGCCAGTGGATGAGAATGGTCTTCAAGAGACAGAGTCTCAGAGCAAACTCTACAATTTAGAGACCACCAGCCTTCCACAAGTGACAGGGCCAGGTTGCAATGACATTGTAGCATCTTCTGCAGATCTCCCTAAAACTGACATCAAACTTGAGAACACAGAAGTAGAGCTGGATCAATTGGGTCCTGTGTCAAAGTCTATAAATAGTCGTACATGTTTACAAAATACCAAAATGACGATTGGTTCGCAAGGGCCCAGCCATCAAAAAATCATTTTCAGGCGCAAAAGAGGCCGCAAGAGGAGACGGAGATTATCTAATGTTTCGCTACACGTATCCAACACTAAAGCAGAAACAGACACAAATGCGGACAACAACATAAATGTCATCTACATCCCTAAAGGGACAAAAACTCTGTTGAAATGTGGTTTCTGTGGTCGCACATATAATTTCATGTCTCAGTTAGTCATACATCAACGCATTCATACAGGAGAGAGACCCTTTGTATGCCCTGAATGTGGCAAAACTTTTAGCAAGAACTCCAACTTAAATCTGCATCTAAAGACACACATGAAGAATATCTTAACTAAGGAATGTACATCTTGCAGAAAGACTTGCTCCCCTGACGAATATCTAATCCACATGAAGATGCATGCTGAAGCGCTGGAACATAAAGATATTTTGAAAACGGAAAACACGAACACAGATGTCATTCCCGGTAAAACTCCTAAGAGAGCTTTGGACCCTGACAAGAATGAAAGCAAAGTGTGTCTATACTGTGGGAAATCCTTCAGGTTTCAGTCTGCCCTTGTAAGGCACGAGCGCACCCACACCGGAGAAAAGCCTTACAAATGTGATCTCTGTCACAAGGCCTTTCCCCTGAGCTATTTGCTCCGCGGACATGAGATGACCCATTGGTCGGTGAAGCAGTACAACTGCACAGGCTGTAGAAAGTCCTTCAGCCATTACGGCAACGCAAAAAACCATACATGTAGACCTCCTAGAAGCAGCAAGCCCAGCAAACGGATAGCAGGAGAGTCGTTGCTAATGTACACATGCCCCATTTGCAAAGCTGTTATGGACAGCCTGCCAAAGTTAAAAAATCACATGAAAGATCACATTGGGACAAACCTTTATCTTTGTTTGTTGTGTGAAAAGCTTTTTGGTGAGCTGTCTGAATTTAATGCCCATTGTGGTCAGTGCCATGGCGAGAAAAATGTCCCCGGTATTGCAGCGAGAGAGGGCATGGCATTAGTAGAGTACACCGAAGCGAAACATAAGTTTTTATCAGAGGAAAAATCGGACTCCAATCTCAAAAGCAATTATGAAATCCTCAAACGACCATCTTCCCTACTTAACCCCAAGATATGTTCCTCCAAGTCAAAAAAAACATTCCGGTCAAAAGTGGCACCATCTCGTCAGCTGTCATGTTTTGTGTCCAAGTTGAACAAACTGGACAACCGATCGGACCCCAGGAAGTATTTATGCCCTAGTTGTGGCCGACTTTTTAGGCACATGGGCAGGCTCCGAGCCCACATGCTCACTCACGATCCCCAGCAAAGTTACGCCTGCTCTTGTTGTGGCAAGACTCTTGAAAACTGGACCAAACTGTGGCGTCATCAGAGAATCCACCGTCAGCGACAAGGACGCTTCAAGTGTCCCTTGTGCTCCAAAGGATTCAGATTTGTCCAGTCGTACAAACAACACATGAGCGAGCACAGAGACTTCCGCTGGATTCAGTCAAAGTCTAAGAGAGTGTTTCTGCCTTATAATTGTGATCAGTGCAGATGTAGTTTTAAAACCCTCGATTTGCTGTTCGGTCACCAGCTTTGTCATTTCTCAGCAGACGACATGCACAAAGACTGTGACTTTAACCTGTTCTTAGATCATCATTGTTCACAATCTAATAACCCAACCACAAACCATCATGTAATGACACTGTGTCCTGAACATGAGGACCCTGTGTCAACAGTCCAGGAAGACAACTCTCTTTTGCCACCACAAGACAAAGACTTGCAACAAAAATACTCCCCTATACTGACTTTAAATTCATTTAATCAAGATCATGATCTTTGTTTGGATAAGACTGCCCATTGTCCAAAAAAACGGAATATCACACAAGACAAAGCATCAAATTGCCACAGACTTGAAGGCAAAGTAACAAAAAAGCCAAACGCATCGTTGAGAACTGTAGACAAACCTTCAACCTCCCAAAAAGAGTCTTCACAAGGCCTTATGTGTGCTATGTGTGGTAAGGAATATACAGCAGTTTCAGACCTTTATCAGCATTATTTGGAGCATGCCAGAGGTCTGGTGTAAAAAGTAGGATATAACATGATaactttttatattatatttaatgtttttggacTGAATTACAGCACATTGTAGCCATAATTTGATTGTAAAAATAAGATCtataacattttctttgacagagCTGTACATAATGGAACCACAATCACAAGTTGTTTACATGGCATTGCAGTATAAATTGTACATAACATACTGTCAGTTATTGACCCCATGTCCCCTTCTGCTGCATTATCTTTTCAGACTATAATGTCAACATAATGTCAAGCAAGAGGCTTTTAAGATATTGTATGTACATATGCTATAGTTAACACAACTTTTACCCAAAAGTGTAACTGCATTAGTTCATTTTCGTAAGTTACATCACGTGTTCATTTGCTGATAAGGTTACATTTTTCCTGTTTTAATCCTGCAGTATATGTTTGTCATCACCAATAAAGGTCTGTTTTGTTTTAGCATTATGTCACTCCTGCACTATTTTGATACATTTGTTTCGACATCAAAACACCAAGAATATAAGCATTTGGTCATGCGATATCTtacaaaagtgagtacaccctTCACATTTCAGCGGCTGTTTTATTATATCTTAAGTGACAATACCAGAGCTGTTCAACGAAATTGTTCGAGGGTCCACATTTTTAGAAATCACTGACTTCTTCCTTCACTATTCATATTTTGAGAACCagtatagtggacatttgtgtttagtCGTTTCTTTGAAAAGATTTCAGCACAGAATATCCCTGTTATGTAAAATACAAGTGTTCACTGCATGGACTCTGCTCTGTAGAATGTTAACATGTCAATGCAAGAATCTGTCAATGTTCACACTGGTTTCTCTTTACGGAACGCTTTAGTGTTCTTAGGaatttgttgcaaaaatgttACTGAGTTAGTCCCTCGCAAGTGTTGAATGGGGGGGCTGTCTGGTGTCATTCATGGGACAGTATTTGGCCCCTAGGCCACCAATTGAATAGAAATATAGAAATTAAACTTTAATATAATTTATAGTAGTCAGTGTTTGTAGCTTGGTTAAGCAGTGTGGTACTGTCCTGGGGGAAATAAGTCAACATGGCCATTCTTGTCTAAATATCAAGCAACACAAGTGAGTGCATCTCAGAGTGGGCATGTTTAACTTGTGTCCAAAGTgtctatatatagtatatgtatcattgttttatttattatgttatcTAGCACTGGAATTCCCTAGAGCTGCACAGGTTGTTACTAAAATCCTTCTCCACTCTTTTATTACTAAGTTGGATGGTAGACATTGAGAAGATATACtatacacatacatttttctAAAATGTGAGTGATATAGTCACTTAGGTAAGATACCTGTATATTTTGAAGATTATAGCTAAGCTAAGGCATATTTTAGGGTTTTTGCTTGTTGATCGGAAAGGCCCTATGATGTGTTGATGTAGCTCAAGTTTCAAGTGATAATGTTGCAGTAAACATTACAAAATTAAGACAAGCTCAGATCAGTTCAAGGGTCATCAATGGTTTAATGGGACAATAGTGCCTCCAAGATATTTAGCCCTTTAGTTGGAAGACATGGTGCTGCGAATCCAGGAGTTGTAGTTGCAGACTTTGGCATAGACACCGGGCTTGTTCCTCTGGGCACAGCCGTAACCCCATGACACCACACCCTGCAGCTGGCCGTTACACACCACGGGTCCACCGGAGTCTCCCTGCACAGGTACAAAAATTCAGCacaaatgttttgtgtttttgctttTAAAAGGAATGATGTGTACACTCCTACCTGGCAGGAGTCCTTGCCTCCCTCCAGGAATCCAGCACAGAACATGTTGGAGGAGATCTGACCAGGGTAGGAGCCCCTGCAGCTGCTGTCGCTCAGGATGGGAGCATCCAGGCACCTCAGGCGATCAGGGTAGTAGTCTGAAGAGGAGGTAAGAACACACGTAAGTGTCGATACAGACACAACTGAAAGTCTGAATGCTTTTACTGACTTCCAGAGCCGCTGGTGTTGCCCCATCCAGAGATCAGACAGCGGGTGCCTGAGCCGGCACAGCTGGAGGGCAGGGACACGGTGCGCACGTAGCTGTTCAGGCTGGCGGGCTTGCTCAGCTTGATAAGCATGATGTCGTTGTCCAGGTTGCGGCTGTTGTATCTGGGATGTTTGATGACCTTGGCGGAGTTGATGAACTGCTCGGTGCCCTCGTTGACCTCGATGTTGTGCTCACCAAGACGCACCTGGATGCGACTGACGGAAATATGCGGCGGTTAGCCGAAGCGAAAGTCGTGGCGTGGCGGCAGCTTTCTGGAAGGTAAGGCGTTCACTTACGACTTGTAGCAGTGAGCAGCGGACACTACCCAGGTGCTGGAGATCAGGGAACCTCCACAGAAGTGGTAGCCGGCGTTCAGAGACACCTGATAGGCCACAGAGTTCTTTCTGCACTCATATCCTCCGACAATCTTGTCGTCCTCATCATCGATGGGAGCAGCAACTGTTGATGAATGACCAATGTATTTTACAGAGAATGTTGGACACATAATacgaaatatcacagaataatacTTACAAGCCACTGCGAACAGAGCCAGAAAAATTAAAACCTTCATGGTGGTTTCAGTCTGAGCCTCAGTGTCCGCTCACTTCACCTGCAGCACCTTTTAAAGCCTGCTGCTTCTCCTATCTGACACTTTTTCTAACCTTATCTTGACGTACTGTGTGTGAACACACACCTGGAAAGCAGCAGACTTTTTTCAAGTTACACTCAGATTCCAACATGCATCATGTAAGACCAAAAACTTAAACATAAGCTCAGTTTTATAGATTTATCTTTTAGGCTATCAAATCAACAAtttcaatgtgtgtgtaaataatttTCAGTATGTAGCTGATTATCCCCCAACTCAATCACCACCTCTTTTGGTCATTTTACTTTGGTACTTTACAGACTTCTGAGTTGGaggtagggctgcaacaaatatTTTGATTccaaaaagctttgatttatattgtgttgttttgtatGAGTTCAGTATGAGGTAGTATTTTAGGAAGAATTTCAAGTATTGGTTTTCCCATTTGTTTTTACTACACAGTAAAAATGAATGTCTGTTTTGACACAATCTTCACATCTCACGGTTCggttccgattcttggggtgacgatcgCTTCAGATTGCATTTTACACGATTCTCGCAAAttaatatttggtataaaaattacattaaaaccttttcaaaacagataACCGGTTACAAAAGcgtctcttggctgctgacggaTACGATAAgcgtggagatggcctaaaaaaaacgtatttaaaaaaatgtattctaaaaaaatttttttttattatctattttgGAATATTATGAATTGCAGTTCGGTTGTGGATACATTTTTAAACACCCCTATTactaagtaccgtaatttccggactataagccgctactttttcccctcgttctggtccctgcggcttatacaagggtgcggcttatatacggcctgttcttctccgacaccgacgaagaggatttcggtggttttagtacgcaggaggaagacgatgacacaatgattaaagactgacttttcatataccggtaggctggttattttgataacgtacaggcgagcactttgtattactttgcaccgttgtattatttgtactctgcacgaatgctgttcgccatgtcaaagatgtgaaagtttgattgaatgattgaaagatttattgttaataaatgggacgctttgcgttcccaaacagtcatctctgtcccgacaatcccctccgtggtagcaggaacccctatatactacggtaattacacatcaaaaccctgcggcttatagtcgggtgcggcttatatatggagcaatctgtattttcccctaaatttagctggtgcggcttatagtcaggtgcggcttatagtccggaaattacggtaataaagTATTATCACATTTCAGAAAGCAGCTTTTCTCCAGGATCTGCCTTTTATACTAACTTTACAATTTATTTGAGCCATTTACAAAAACAATGCTTGACAGTCTTACTTTAACACAAAATACGACTTAATTTTGATCTATGAATTGTAGACATTGTGCTAAGCATTTCTGTGATATCATTaacattataaataataaatgggttatacttgtatagcgcttttctaccttcaaggtactcaaagctctttgacagtatttccacattcacccattcacacacacattcacacactgatggcgggagctgccatgcatgaGCTTGTCTTTCTCCAGGACATTGTTAAAACCTTATTAATTTTATGTGGTGACCTCATTGCAACATTGTTAAAATTATGTACTGAACAATGCATTACTGCAGCTAATAGACGTCGAGTATAGTGTTCCCTCACCTCTTTCCGGTTCACTTATCACAGATCTTGAAGTACCATTAACTACATTTAAGTTTTCATGTTAAAATGTAAGTTTTAGAGTGTGAAGTATTTTAAGAATATATAAAGAGTTTATAAATGTGAGTTTATAAATGTGAAGGGCTTATAAAGATGTTAAGATCATATAATGaaaatcataaatctgctgccccTCTCTTATCTGTTTAGGCAAGGTCACATGTTTCCATTTTTACCTTTTTCTCTCTCTCAGTAAGATGTGTGAAAGCACATCTGGAATGGAGGGCTAGCATATGATAAGTTAAGCACAAACAGCCAAACTAATGGCGTTGTTTTAGAATTTGGGAAATGTTTAATAGAGACGTGCGTTACGTTCACAAACACAACACTCACTAATATTAACGCTGTGTCATCTGTGTACAACTAATACAATATCTTGTtttttacatatatgtaatgcagCGTTATACAACCTTTCCAGTCCCGAGACCCAATCAAAAGATCCTCCAGGTCCCCGATTTACAAAAACATCTCCCATACTGCCATAAtattgacatatactgtacacaaacTAATGATAATCATGACATCAATTGATTACAACATGAATCAGATAGTCTTATACCAAGAAACTGTGAGCCTCATTGATGATCCATAACAGTATTTTTtaggggtgttaaaaaaaaatcaaattttttatttatttaatttcttaatcaattcataattttccagaatttattttaaaataaatgtattttttgatgtttattttttaaccagTTTTTTAAAATACGTTTTTTTCAGGCCACCTTTGTACCTAATCGTTTTGTGTTTATATGTCAGCAGCCGAGATGATATTTTTTAACCTGttacctgttttgaaaatgtttttattatcattttgatcccaaataatatattgcaaggATTGTGTTGCTTtgagaatggattctgaatcgaatcgtcaccccaagaatcggaattgaaTCAATGGCAAAAACGTCAccaatggggcaaattccaaacgtctTGTTTCCCGAAAGTAcagtatgaaagaaggcaagattgttttacaaatacagttatgttcataataatagcagtgtgtttaaaaaggtgagtaaacctcaaaattcttcaaataaattgtattttaatgaacacaaatgcattggggagactgcacattctatttcaaagccagaaaattggaaaaaagtaatttaatttgacaatatttacagaaagtcaagaaatataaaacaaaaaaatagcagtgttggaatctttctttacaaaactcaaatgtactgtatgaactaagaaaggcttgcagattcaactt containing:
- the si:dkeyp-84f3.9 gene encoding zinc finger protein 91 isoform X3; the encoded protein is MTPDMGSKISFSRRSSEQYTVSELTPVTSRPRSSFHVPTDSNQETGGTMCSEESQDFKWDEETKVTNMSEPSTDPPPSYTLKSVEPADTIRQSDEPIVSAVGMEGESELTPASVCKSTCRQHVSVRKKPGRPKKKKPLLNEMEVKANVDGLVAGQDEDITHIAPEPTYNGDTVSNNLSDSLLDRTPGTYEISDGQPEDDVSLLEKPKRGRRRRRTFSEVSEVPIVNNLRSSRKRSSNREQAMDKNADVIADPKEMEVLLTPKRNRRRRRRSKLRIDQKVPAKVSNLACLSTDSHSMAVEDIVKQGVEDTEQFHPNKNSSHLSLCPVAKDTVKQVGRNCANVQVIPNGDGDNMSLQSVVRETVEHMDSEHPQAHSDGKDGPVFENPKRPPVDENGLQETESQSKLYNLETTSLPQVTGPGCNDIVASSADLPKTDIKLENTEVELDQLGPVSKSINSRTCLQNTKMTIGSQGPSHQKIIFRRKRGRKRRRRLSNVSLHVSNTKAETDTNADNNINVIYIPKGTKTLLKCGFCGRTYNFMSQLVIHQRIHTGERPFVCPECGKTFSKNSNLNLHLKTHMKNILTKECTSCRKTCSPDEYLIHMKMHAEALEHKDILKTENTNTDVIPGKTPKRALDPDKNESKVCLYCGKSFRFQSALVRHERTHTGEKPYKCDLCHKAFPLSYLLRGHEMTHWSVKQYNCTGCRKSFSHYGNAKNHTCRPPRSSKPSKRIAGESLLMYTCPICKAVMDSLPKLKNHMKDHIGTNLYLCLLCEKLFGELSEFNAHCGQCHGEKNVPGIAAREGMALVEYTEAKHKFLSEEKSDSNLKSNYEILKRPSSLLNPKICSSKSKKTFRSKVAPSRQLSCFVSKLNKLDNRSDPRKYLCPSCGRLFRHMGRLRAHMLTHDPQQSYACSCCGKTLENWTKLWRHQRIHRQRQGRFKCPLCSKGFRFVQSYKQHMSEHRDFRWIQSKSKRVFLPYNCDQCRCSFKTLDLLFGHQLCHFSADDMHKDCDFNLFLDHHCSQSNNPTTNHHVMTLCPEHEDPVSTVQEDNSLLPPQDKDLQQKYSPILTLNSFNQDHDLCLDKTAHCPKKRNITQDKASNCHRLEGKVTKKPNASLRTVDKPSTSQKESSQGLMCAMCGKEYTAVSDLYQHYLEHARGLV
- the si:dkeyp-84f3.9 gene encoding zinc finger protein 91 isoform X4: MGSKISFSRRSSEQYTVSELTPVTSRPRSSFHVPTDSNQETGGTMCSEESQDFKWDEETKVTNMSEPSTDPPPSYTLKSVEPADTIRQSDEPIVSAVGMEGESELTPASVCKSTCRQHVSVRKKPGRPKKKKPLLNEMEVKANVDGLVAGQDEDITHIAPEPTYNGDTVSNNLSDSLLDRTPGTYEISDGQPEDDVSLLEKPKRGRRRRRTFSEVSEVPIVNNLRSSRKRSSNREQAMDKNADVIADPKEMEVLLTPKRNRRRRRRSKLRIDQKVPAKVSNLACLSTDSHSMAVEDIVKQGVEDTEQFHPNKNSSHLSLCPVAKDTVKQVGRNCANVQVIPNGDGDNMSLQSVVRETVEHMDSEHPQAHSDGKDGPVFENPKRPPVDENGLQETESQSKLYNLETTSLPQVTGPGCNDIVASSADLPKTDIKLENTEVELDQLGPVSKSINSRTCLQNTKMTIGSQGPSHQKIIFRRKRGRKRRRRLSNVSLHVSNTKAETDTNADNNINVIYIPKGTKTLLKCGFCGRTYNFMSQLVIHQRIHTGERPFVCPECGKTFSKNSNLNLHLKTHMKNILTKECTSCRKTCSPDEYLIHMKMHAEALEHKDILKTENTNTDVIPGKTPKRALDPDKNESKVCLYCGKSFRFQSALVRHERTHTGEKPYKCDLCHKAFPLSYLLRGHEMTHWSVKQYNCTGCRKSFSHYGNAKNHTCRPPRSSKPSKRIAGESLLMYTCPICKAVMDSLPKLKNHMKDHIGTNLYLCLLCEKLFGELSEFNAHCGQCHGEKNVPGIAAREGMALVEYTEAKHKFLSEEKSDSNLKSNYEILKRPSSLLNPKICSSKSKKTFRSKVAPSRQLSCFVSKLNKLDNRSDPRKYLCPSCGRLFRHMGRLRAHMLTHDPQQSYACSCCGKTLENWTKLWRHQRIHRQRQGRFKCPLCSKGFRFVQSYKQHMSEHRDFRWIQSKSKRVFLPYNCDQCRCSFKTLDLLFGHQLCHFSADDMHKDCDFNLFLDHHCSQSNNPTTNHHVMTLCPEHEDPVSTVQEDNSLLPPQDKDLQQKYSPILTLNSFNQDHDLCLDKTAHCPKKRNITQDKASNCHRLEGKVTKKPNASLRTVDKPSTSQKESSQGLMCAMCGKEYTAVSDLYQHYLEHARGLV
- the si:dkeyp-84f3.9 gene encoding zinc finger protein 91 isoform X1, giving the protein MQVVIGSLLWCFVPSYRFTHGFLKTPDMGSKISFSRRSSEQYTVSELTPVTSRPRSSFHVPTDSNQETGGTMCSEESQDFKWDEETKVTNMSEPSTDPPPSYTLKSVEPADTIRQSDEPIVSAVGMEGESELTPASVCKSTCRQHVSVRKKPGRPKKKKPLLNEMEVKANVDGLVAGQDEDITHIAPEPTYNGDTVSNNLSDSLLDRTPGTYEISDGQPEDDVSLLEKPKRGRRRRRTFSEVSEVPIVNNLRSSRKRSSNREQAMDKNADVIADPKEMEVLLTPKRNRRRRRRSKLRIDQKVPAKVSNLACLSTDSHSMAVEDIVKQGVEDTEQFHPNKNSSHLSLCPVAKDTVKQVGRNCANVQVIPNGDGDNMSLQSVVRETVEHMDSEHPQAHSDGKDGPVFENPKRPPVDENGLQETESQSKLYNLETTSLPQVTGPGCNDIVASSADLPKTDIKLENTEVELDQLGPVSKSINSRTCLQNTKMTIGSQGPSHQKIIFRRKRGRKRRRRLSNVSLHVSNTKAETDTNADNNINVIYIPKGTKTLLKCGFCGRTYNFMSQLVIHQRIHTGERPFVCPECGKTFSKNSNLNLHLKTHMKNILTKECTSCRKTCSPDEYLIHMKMHAEALEHKDILKTENTNTDVIPGKTPKRALDPDKNESKVCLYCGKSFRFQSALVRHERTHTGEKPYKCDLCHKAFPLSYLLRGHEMTHWSVKQYNCTGCRKSFSHYGNAKNHTCRPPRSSKPSKRIAGESLLMYTCPICKAVMDSLPKLKNHMKDHIGTNLYLCLLCEKLFGELSEFNAHCGQCHGEKNVPGIAAREGMALVEYTEAKHKFLSEEKSDSNLKSNYEILKRPSSLLNPKICSSKSKKTFRSKVAPSRQLSCFVSKLNKLDNRSDPRKYLCPSCGRLFRHMGRLRAHMLTHDPQQSYACSCCGKTLENWTKLWRHQRIHRQRQGRFKCPLCSKGFRFVQSYKQHMSEHRDFRWIQSKSKRVFLPYNCDQCRCSFKTLDLLFGHQLCHFSADDMHKDCDFNLFLDHHCSQSNNPTTNHHVMTLCPEHEDPVSTVQEDNSLLPPQDKDLQQKYSPILTLNSFNQDHDLCLDKTAHCPKKRNITQDKASNCHRLEGKVTKKPNASLRTVDKPSTSQKESSQGLMCAMCGKEYTAVSDLYQHYLEHARGLV
- the si:dkeyp-84f3.9 gene encoding zinc finger protein 91 isoform X2, with the protein product MQTPDMGSKISFSRRSSEQYTVSELTPVTSRPRSSFHVPTDSNQETGGTMCSEESQDFKWDEETKVTNMSEPSTDPPPSYTLKSVEPADTIRQSDEPIVSAVGMEGESELTPASVCKSTCRQHVSVRKKPGRPKKKKPLLNEMEVKANVDGLVAGQDEDITHIAPEPTYNGDTVSNNLSDSLLDRTPGTYEISDGQPEDDVSLLEKPKRGRRRRRTFSEVSEVPIVNNLRSSRKRSSNREQAMDKNADVIADPKEMEVLLTPKRNRRRRRRSKLRIDQKVPAKVSNLACLSTDSHSMAVEDIVKQGVEDTEQFHPNKNSSHLSLCPVAKDTVKQVGRNCANVQVIPNGDGDNMSLQSVVRETVEHMDSEHPQAHSDGKDGPVFENPKRPPVDENGLQETESQSKLYNLETTSLPQVTGPGCNDIVASSADLPKTDIKLENTEVELDQLGPVSKSINSRTCLQNTKMTIGSQGPSHQKIIFRRKRGRKRRRRLSNVSLHVSNTKAETDTNADNNINVIYIPKGTKTLLKCGFCGRTYNFMSQLVIHQRIHTGERPFVCPECGKTFSKNSNLNLHLKTHMKNILTKECTSCRKTCSPDEYLIHMKMHAEALEHKDILKTENTNTDVIPGKTPKRALDPDKNESKVCLYCGKSFRFQSALVRHERTHTGEKPYKCDLCHKAFPLSYLLRGHEMTHWSVKQYNCTGCRKSFSHYGNAKNHTCRPPRSSKPSKRIAGESLLMYTCPICKAVMDSLPKLKNHMKDHIGTNLYLCLLCEKLFGELSEFNAHCGQCHGEKNVPGIAAREGMALVEYTEAKHKFLSEEKSDSNLKSNYEILKRPSSLLNPKICSSKSKKTFRSKVAPSRQLSCFVSKLNKLDNRSDPRKYLCPSCGRLFRHMGRLRAHMLTHDPQQSYACSCCGKTLENWTKLWRHQRIHRQRQGRFKCPLCSKGFRFVQSYKQHMSEHRDFRWIQSKSKRVFLPYNCDQCRCSFKTLDLLFGHQLCHFSADDMHKDCDFNLFLDHHCSQSNNPTTNHHVMTLCPEHEDPVSTVQEDNSLLPPQDKDLQQKYSPILTLNSFNQDHDLCLDKTAHCPKKRNITQDKASNCHRLEGKVTKKPNASLRTVDKPSTSQKESSQGLMCAMCGKEYTAVSDLYQHYLEHARGLV
- the LOC133660096 gene encoding trypsin-3 — protein: MKVLIFLALFAVAFAAPIDDEDDKIVGGYECRKNSVAYQVSLNAGYHFCGGSLISSTWVVSAAHCYKSRIQVRLGEHNIEVNEGTEQFINSAKVIKHPRYNSRNLDNDIMLIKLSKPASLNSYVRTVSLPSSCAGSGTRCLISGWGNTSGSGNYYPDRLRCLDAPILSDSSCRGSYPGQISSNMFCAGFLEGGKDSCQGDSGGPVVCNGQLQGVVSWGYGCAQRNKPGVYAKVCNYNSWIRSTMSSN